The Hydrogenimonas thermophila genome has a window encoding:
- a CDS encoding ATP-binding protein: MIKYILKKQVRIINSISLNFIREIYMQKLISTNRLVGLVGQRGVGKTTLLLQYLKTNYKPTEYLYFSADDVYIIDSSIYDIADEFVKLGGKVIVIDEIHKYNNWAIELKSIYDSFPDLIIRFSGSSMLNILDQKYDLSRRAVISYVKPLSFREFLKLSQNINLPQFKLDEILEKYNDISSSLALEHPTLYKNFLKYLQIGYYPFFMEDEIEYKNKLFNACDKIINEDIPSLKKIDFTHLSLFKKFIAKLIYSKVPYKVNVSALSKEFGISHPTLLTYLDILDKTKIIRAIKKYSKKVSQKPDKLLFSNTNLLYSYADEFGVEVDIGTVRETFFASCFENIYYSDIGDFRVDDYIFEIGGKNKSFKQINGIEKSFLVIDTDYSMERGKIPLWLFGLIS, from the coding sequence ATGATAAAGTATATTCTTAAAAAGCAAGTTAGAATAATTAACTCCATCTCTCTTAATTTTATTAGAGAAATATATATGCAAAAACTTATCTCAACAAATAGGCTTGTTGGGCTTGTGGGACAAAGAGGAGTTGGTAAAACAACTCTTTTGCTTCAATACTTAAAAACAAACTATAAACCAACGGAATATCTATATTTTAGTGCTGATGATGTATATATTATAGATAGCTCTATTTATGATATAGCAGATGAGTTTGTAAAACTTGGCGGAAAAGTTATAGTTATAGATGAGATTCATAAATACAACAATTGGGCAATTGAGCTAAAAAGCATATATGACTCATTTCCTGATCTTATTATAAGATTTAGTGGTAGTTCTATGCTGAATATTTTGGATCAAAAGTATGATCTTAGCAGAAGAGCTGTTATATCTTATGTTAAACCTCTCTCATTTAGAGAGTTTTTAAAACTTTCGCAAAACATTAATTTGCCGCAATTTAAATTAGATGAGATACTTGAAAAGTATAATGATATAAGTTCATCTTTGGCTTTGGAACATCCTACTCTTTATAAAAACTTTCTAAAATATCTTCAAATAGGATACTACCCATTTTTTATGGAAGATGAGATTGAGTATAAAAATAAACTCTTTAATGCGTGTGATAAGATTATCAATGAAGATATTCCATCCTTAAAGAAGATCGACTTTACTCATTTGTCTCTCTTTAAAAAGTTTATTGCAAAACTGATCTACTCAAAAGTACCATATAAAGTTAATGTTTCTGCACTTAGCAAAGAGTTTGGCATATCTCATCCAACACTACTGACATATTTAGATATTTTAGATAAAACAAAGATCATCAGAGCGATAAAAAAGTATTCAAAGAAGGTATCGCAAAAGCCAGATAAGTTACTCTTTTCAAATACAAATTTGCTCTATAGTTATGCTGATGAGTTTGGAGTAGAAGTTGACATAGGTACTGTTAGAGAGACATTCTTTGCAAGTTGTTTTGAAAATATCTATTATAGTGATATTGGAGATTTTAGAGTAGATGACTATATATTTGAAATTGGAGGTAAAAATAAAAGCTTTAAACAGATAAATGGCATAGAGAAAAGTTTTTTAGTAATTGATACTGACTACAGTATGGAAAGAGGTAAAATACCTCTTTGGCTGTTTGGTTTAATTTCTTAA
- the nrfD gene encoding NrfD/PsrC family molybdoenzyme membrane anchor subunit has product MVEHTTAATNAIVTLDVALPGIIWGWMITLNMWAKSIGTGVVLIGVYLLKKYGDRVASIKTLMPVVSFIFLNIFLLFTLLDLHQPLRMWHIFFYPHWTSAITVGAWLATIFTGIIFVMAAGHIMKKITDEQYNKLMWAAFIFAIPVTLYTATIMGEASARELWQTPTELVQMALAAFIGGSATYLILGVGDKNIKRDLAIVLAVSAALSFIIYMGEYYFGAMKAEEVAATIAFVKDGGEYHTMFWIGQTLGYILPVAFVIFALRSGANSLLSLASILALTGLWIAKHVWLVIPQLLNLS; this is encoded by the coding sequence ATGGTTGAACATACTACTGCTGCGACCAATGCAATCGTAACCCTTGATGTCGCACTTCCAGGAATTATATGGGGTTGGATGATTACACTGAATATGTGGGCAAAGAGTATAGGAACCGGTGTTGTTCTTATAGGTGTCTATCTTTTGAAAAAGTATGGAGACAGAGTTGCAAGTATTAAAACACTTATGCCTGTAGTCTCTTTTATTTTTCTAAATATATTCTTGTTATTTACTCTGCTTGATCTGCATCAGCCGCTTAGAATGTGGCATATCTTTTTCTATCCGCACTGGACCTCTGCTATTACTGTTGGTGCTTGGTTGGCAACTATATTTACCGGAATTATTTTTGTAATGGCTGCAGGGCATATTATGAAAAAGATTACTGATGAGCAGTATAACAAGTTAATGTGGGCAGCATTCATTTTTGCAATTCCTGTTACTCTATATACTGCAACAATTATGGGTGAAGCATCTGCAAGAGAGTTGTGGCAAACTCCTACTGAACTTGTTCAGATGGCATTGGCTGCTTTTATTGGAGGTTCTGCAACATATCTCATTTTAGGTGTTGGTGATAAAAATATTAAAAGAGATTTAGCAATTGTTTTAGCGGTAAGTGCTGCACTTTCATTCATTATCTATATGGGTGAGTACTATTTTGGTGCAATGAAAGCTGAAGAGGTTGCTGCAACAATCGCTTTTGTAAAAGATGGTGGTGAATACCATACAATGTTCTGGATTGGACAGACACTTGGATATATCCTACCTGTTGCTTTTGTGATTTTTGCACTTAGATCAGGAGCTAACAGTTTGCTCTCTTTAGCATCTATTTTGGCATTAACCGGTCTTTGGATTGCCAAGCATGTTTGGCTTGTTATTCCGCAATTGTTGAATCTTAGCTGA
- a CDS encoding 4Fe-4S dicluster domain-containing protein gives MKLGFLVDLALCMGCKGCEVSCKVENEVPLSMWRLRVKYVDVGTFPETKRTFTPLRCNHCENAPCERICPVSALHYLENGIVNVDKERCIGCAGCVMACPYGAIYIDPETNTADKCTYCAHRVAGGMMPACVVACPVEANIFGDLDDPTSNISRYIMEHQGNVKVRKPEKNTHPKHFYTSGGEVNLNPLASKREEGYNLFNNITHLKHVGGH, from the coding sequence ATGAAGCTCGGCTTTTTAGTAGACCTGGCTCTTTGCATGGGATGTAAAGGGTGTGAGGTCTCTTGTAAAGTGGAAAATGAAGTTCCGCTTAGTATGTGGCGTTTGAGAGTCAAGTATGTTGATGTGGGAACATTCCCTGAAACTAAAAGAACATTTACACCTCTTCGATGTAACCATTGTGAAAATGCACCTTGTGAGCGTATCTGTCCAGTTAGTGCATTGCATTATCTTGAAAATGGCATTGTAAATGTAGATAAAGAGCGATGTATAGGGTGTGCAGGTTGTGTAATGGCATGTCCATATGGTGCAATCTACATAGATCCAGAAACTAATACAGCAGACAAATGTACATATTGTGCTCACCGTGTTGCCGGAGGTATGATGCCTGCTTGTGTTGTTGCTTGTCCTGTTGAAGCAAATATATTTGGAGATCTTGATGATCCGACAAGTAACATTAGCCGTTATATTATGGAGCATCAGGGTAATGTGAAGGTTCGCAAGCCTGAGAAAAATACTCATCCAAAACACTTCTACACAAGTGGTGGTGAAGTTAACCTCAATCCATTGGCAAGCAAGCGTGAAGAGGGTTATAACCTCTTTAACAATATAACGCACCTAAAACATGTTGGAGGTCACTAA